A genomic stretch from Mustelus asterias unplaced genomic scaffold, sMusAst1.hap1.1 HAP1_SCAFFOLD_63, whole genome shotgun sequence includes:
- the LOC144483384 gene encoding uncharacterized protein LOC144483384, producing the protein MEKLWKCGHCGKGFRFPSELEIHRRSHTGKRPFTCTKCAKGFTNSSDLMTHQRVHTGERPFICSQCGKGFSRSSNLRIHQRIHSGERPFTCSKCVMSFSRLSQLQTHQRVHTGERPFTCSECGKGFSLSYNLQIHQRVHTRERPFTCSECGKAFTTSSDLLRHERVHTGERPFSCPECEKRFNRLSHLQTHQ; encoded by the coding sequence atggagaaactgtggaaatgtggacattgtgggaagggattcagattcccctcagagctggaaattcatcggcgcagtcacactggaaagagaccattcacctgcactaAGTGTGCGAAGGGATTTACTAATTCATCCGACTtaatgacacaccagcgggttcacacaggggagaggccattcatctgttcacagtgtggaaagggattctctcgCTCCTCCAACCTccggatacaccagcgaattcacagtggggagaggccatttacctgctccaagtgtgtgaTGAGTTTCAGTCGGTTATCTcagttgcagacacaccagcgagttcacactggggagaggccattcacctgctctgaatgtggaaagggattctctctCTCCTACAACctacagatacaccagcgagttcacaccagggagagaccgttcacctgctctgagtgtgggaaagcattcactacttcatctgacctgctgagacatgaacgagttcacacaggggagaggccattcagctgtccagagtgtgagaagagatttaatcgattatctcacttgcagacacaccagtga